From one Lotus japonicus ecotype B-129 chromosome 3, LjGifu_v1.2 genomic stretch:
- the LOC130748557 gene encoding probable leucine-rich repeat receptor-like serine/threonine-protein kinase At3g14840, with amino-acid sequence MCFFPLFHLLLLCSASSVLGATLQQAEVQALKDIGNTLGKKNWDFTVDPCSGKKNWISPAQLPGSENAVTCNCSFNNNSVCHVVSIVLKAQNLSGTLPPDLVRLPYLQEIDLTLNYLNGTIPKQWATLNLVNISFYGNRLSGTVPEEFGKITSLKSLVLEFNQLSGNLPSELGNLPQIETLLLRSNNFTGELPATFARLTTLKQFRIADNQFSGVIPSFIQNLINLEMLVIQGSGLSGPIPSGISHLKNLTVLTITDLNGSDSPFPQLDKMSMLSNLILRSCNIIGAVPEYLGNLTNLHVIDLSHNKLTGQIPMSFDGLKIYLLVLSGNHMTGSLPEWISKPDFVDLSFNNFTIKNFEQQTCQQGSVNLFASSVNGNRLGNISCLENYHCPKTSYSLYINCGGKLVSINGNKTYDDDSSVMGRARFRQTGTNWAIITAGHFFDSGRPDYYTWSNTTKLSVDNAEAKLYMDARVSPNSLTYYGFCLGNGNYTVNLHFAEIMFTDDQSYSSLGRRVFDIYIQSKLVAKDFNIAEEAGGVGKAVIKKFTADVTSNALEIRLYWAGKGTTTIPFGSVYGPLISAISVDPDFTPPSENSRSIPVGAVVAIVAAGAMVIALVLGILWWKGCLKLKSSRSRELKGLSSQTGSFTLRQIKTATNNFDESFKIGEGGFGPVYKGVLSDGTIVAIKQLSSKSTQGNREFINEIGLISAFQHPNLVKLYGFCVEEDQLLLIYEYMENNSLARALFVKKEDQEKHQLKLDWQTRKRICVGIAKGLAYLHGESRLKVVHRDIKATNVLLDKDLNPKISDFGLAKLNDEDKTHIDTRIAGTYGYMAPEYAMHGYLTDKADVYSFGIVALEIVSGTTNTVSHPQEECFSLLDWVHLLKQKGNLMDLVDWRLDGDFNKEEVMVMINVALLCASFSPTLRPSMSTVVSMLEGRTIVQEVVPDTSGVSDDKKFEAMRQYYQQRGPNNKTETSSQSIPTDESCAFMPDTDSSYWEARN; translated from the exons ATGTGTTTCTTCCCTCTTTTTCATCTCCTTTTGCTCTGCTCTGCATCTTCTGTTCTGGGAGCCACTCTGCAACAAGCTGAAG TGCAAGCTCTGAAAGACATAGGTAATACACTTGGGAAGAAGAATTGGGACTTCACTGTGGATCCATGTAGTGGGAAGAAAAACTGGATATCACCTGCTCAATTACCAGGATCAGAAAATGCAGTCACATGCAATTGCTCTTTCAATAATAACTCTGTTTGCCATGTTGTAAGCAT TGTATTAAAAGCACAAAATCTTTCGGGTACTCTCCCACCGGATCTTGTAAGGTTGCCTTATCTTCAAGAAAT TGATCTCACCCTCAATTACCTTAATGGTACAATTCCTAAACAGTGGGCCACATTGAATCTTGTAAACAT TTCCTTCTATGGAAACCGTCTATCGGGTACAGTTCCAGAGGAGTTTGGAAAGATAAcctctctcaaaagctt GGTATTGGAATTCAACCAATTATCTGGGAATCTTCCTTCAGAGCTTGGGAATCTTCCCCAGATTGAAACACT TCTCCTTCGCTCCAACAATTTCACTGGAGAGTTACCTGCAACATTTGCTAGGCTCACAACATTGAAGCAATT TCGAATTGCCGACAACCAATTCTCCGGAGTAATACCTAGTTTTATACAAAACTTGATAAATCTTGAGATGCT TGTGATCCAAGGGAGTGGTTTGAGTGGGCCCATTCCTTCTGGAATTTCGCATCTGAAAAATCTCACTGTCTT GACAATTACTGACTTGAATGGATCTGATTCTCCTTTTCCACAACTTGATAAAATGTCAATGCTGTCGAACCT CATATTGAGGAGTTGCAATATTATTGGAGCAGTGCCTGAATATCTTGGAAATTTGACTAATCTGCATGTCAT AGACCTCAGCCACAACAAATTAACTGGACAAATCCCAATGAGCTTCGATGGTCTAAAGATCTATTTGCT TGTTTTATCTGGGAATCATATGACTGGATCACTGCCTGAGTGGATATCTAAACCAGACTTTGT AGATCTCTCATTTAACAACTTCACTATCAAAAACTTTGAGCAGCAGACTTGTCAACAAGGAAGCGT GAACTTGTTTGCATCATCTGTGAATGGCAATAGATT AGGAAATATTTCATGTTTGGAAAACTATCACTGTCCTAAAA CTTCATACTCTCTCTATATAAATTGTGGTGGAAAGCTCGTAAGTATCAATGGAAATAAGACATATGATGATGATTCAAGTGTGATGGGACGAGCAAGGTTTCGCCAAACTGGAACAAACTGGGCAATTATCACTGCTGGGCACTTCTTCGATAGTGGTCGCCCTGATTACTACACATGGTCCAATACAACAAAGCTTTCTGTGGACAATGCTGAAGCTAAACTTTACATGGATGCACGTGTTTCTCCAAATTCTCTGACTTACTATGGATTTTGCCTTGGAAATGGAAACTACACAGTGAATCTCCATTTCGCTGAAATAATGTTCACTGATGATCAGTCATATAGCAGTCTTGGAAGGCGGGTATTTGACATCTACATTCAG AGCAAGTTGGTGGCGAAGGATTTTAATATTGCAGAAGAAGCAGGAGGTGTTGGTAAAGCAGTCATTAAAAAGTTTACTGCTGATGTGACTAGTAATGCCTTGGAGATCCGATTATATTGGGCTGGGAAAGGAACAACTACTATCCCATTTGGATCCGTATATGGTCCTCTTATATCAGCTATATCTGTTGATCCTG ACTTTACACCCCCATCGGAAAATAGTAGAAGCATACCCGTAGGAGCTGTAGTTGCAATTGTGGCTGCAGGAGCAATGGTTATAGCCTTGGTTTTGGGTATACTCTGGTGGAAGGGATGTTTAAAACTGAAAAGTTCAAGGTCAAGAG AGCTAAAAGGTTTAAGTTCACAAACTGGTTCATTTACATTAAGGCAAATCAAAACAGCAACAAATAACTTTGATGAGTCCTTCAAGATTGGAGAAGGAGGTTTTGGTCCTGTTTACAAG GGTGTTCTATCAGATGGCACAATAGTGGCAATAAAGCAGCTTTCTTCTAAATCAACGCAAGGAAATCGGGAATTTATAAATGAGATAGGCTTGATTTCTGCTTTTCAGCACCCTAATCTAGTTAAGCTATACGGCTTCTGTGTTGAAGAGGATCAACTGTTGCTCATATATGAATACATGGAAAACAATAGCCTTGCACGTGCTTTATTTG TAAAAAAGGAAGACCAGGAGAAACATCAATTGAAATTGGATTGGCAAACAAGGAAGAGGATTTGTGTTGGTATTGCTAAAGGTTTAGCTTACCTTCATGGAGAGTCAAGACTTAAGGTCGTTCATAGGGACATCAAGGCCACTAATGTGTTACTGGATAAAGATCTCAACCCAAAgatatctgattttggtttggccAAGCTTAATGATGAAGATAAGACCCATATAGACACCAGAATAGCTGGCACTTA TGGGTACATGGCTCCTGAGTATGCAATGCATGGTTATTTGACGGACAAAGCTGAtgtttatagttttggaatcgTTGCATTGGAAATTGTTAGCGGAACCACAAACACCGTTAGCCATCCTCAGGAAGAATGCTTCTCTCTTCTAGATTGG GTGCATCTCTTGAAACAAAAAGGTAATCTAATGGATCTTGTTGATTGGAGGTTGGATGGAGACTTCAACAAAGAGGAGGTAATGGTGATGATCAATGTGGCTCTTCTATGCGCCAGTTTCTCTCCAACGCTCAGGCCCTCTATGTCTACAGTTGTAAGCATGCTTGAAGGAAGAACCATTGTTCAAGAGGTGGTGCCCGACACAAGTGGGGTATCAGATGATAAAAAATTTGAGGCGATGCGACAGTACTACCAACAAAGAGGACCAAATAACAAAACTGAGACTTCGAGCCAGAGTATCCCAACAGATGAATCTTGTGCATTTATGCCTGATACTGATTCTTCTTATTGGGAAGCCAGAAATTAG
- the LOC130743111 gene encoding probable LRR receptor-like serine/threonine-protein kinase At1g53430 has translation MWFGSKPLYVLIFMFLALNCFQDFRSNAQLIPENEVKTLQAISDKLKNLNWKVTESSCTEDGGFNGKVQIGENLERNVTCNCTFQKNTVCHVTSILLKGQNISGVMPSEFANLTQLQELDLSRNYLNGSIPTSFARSSVVILGLLGNRLSGQIPPEIGDMASLEELILENNQLTGPLPPSLGNLANLKRLLLSSNNFTGTIPETLGKLKNLTNFRIDGSSLSGQIPSFIGNWTNLERLDLQGTGLKGPIPPSISELKLLKQLRITDLTGPTMTFPDLKDATKMARLELRNCLITGPIPDYIGEMKKLKTLDLSFNRLTGPIPDSIQELEELDYMFLTNNSLSGPIQDWIMNFKKNMDLSYNNFTKSSATTCQQLNVNLASSHSSSAVTSPLTFCLKRNLPCAGKPKYHTMFINCGGPEGEFEGNDYVGDLQKAGISNFDLGNEGLWAYSSTGVYLGNDNAEFTASNTFSLNVSSPAYYQTARLAPLSLNYYGFCMLKGNYKVKLHFAEIMFSNDQTFSSLGRRIFDVSIQGFKYLKDFNIMEKAGGVGKGITEEFNVDVNDSTLEIHLYWAGKGTTAIPDRGVYGPLISAISVTPNFKIPSEGGLSGGAIAGIVIGLCVFVILILGVLWKMGFIFKKDTTDKDLLDLKTGYFSLRQIKAATNNFDPANKIGEGGFGPVYKGVLSEGDVIAVKQLSSKSKQGNREFINEIGMISALQHPNLVKLYGCCIEGNQLLLVYEYMENNSLARALFGNEEQKLNLNWRTRMKICVGIAKGLAYLHEESRLKIVHRDIKATNVLLDKDLKAKISDFGLAKLDEEENTHISTRIAGTIGYMAPEYAMRGYLTDKADVYSFGIVALEIVSGKSNTNYRPKEEFIYLLDWAYVLQEQGNLLELVDPGLGSKYSQEEAMRMLSLALLCTNPSPTLRPPMSSVVSMLEGKIPIQAPIIKRSNDSDQQARFKAFELISQDSQTLYSMSQASTEQRHISSDGPWVDSSISLQSGEHETSSSKLL, from the exons ATGTGGTTTGGTTCCAAACCCCTCTATGTTCTTATCTTCATGTTTCTGGCTTTGAATTGCTTTCAAGACTTCAGATCCAACGCTCAACTCATTCCTGAAAATGAAG TGAAAACTCTGCAGGCAATATCGGATAAACTAAAGAACTTGAATTGGAAAGTCACAGAAAGTTCCTGCACAGAGGATGGAGGCTTTAATGGAAAGGTGCAAATAGGAGAAAACTTGGAGAGGAATGTCACATGCAATTGCACTTTCCAAAAGAACACTGTTTGCCATGTTACAAGCAT ATTGCTCAAGGGTCAGAATATATCTGGAGTTATGCCAAGTGAATTTGCAAATCTCACCCAACTGCAAGAGCT TGATCTCTCTCGCAACTATCTCAATGGCTCAATTCCAACGAGTTTTGCTCGCAGCTCGGTGGTCATTTT GGGTCTTCTTGGAAACCGATTAAGTGGTCAAATTCCGCCAGAAATTGGTGATATGGCTAGCTTGGAGGAACT GATCCTAGAAAATAATCAACTCACAGGACCACTTCCTCCTAGTCTTGGAAATTTGGCCAACTTGAAGAGACT GCTTCTTTCTTCAAATAACTTTACAGGGACAATACCAGAAACATTGGGCAAACTGAAGAATCTCACTAATTT TAGGATAGATGGAAGCAGCTTATCAGGACAGATACCTAGTTTTATAGGAAACTGGACCAACCTTGAAAGATT GGATCTGCAAGGAACAGGTTTGAAAGGCCCAATTCCTCCCTCTATATCTGAGTTGAAACTTTTGAAACAACT GAGAATAACTGATTTGACTGGACCAACTATGACGTTTCCAGATCTGAAGGATGCCACAAAAATGGCACGACT GGAATTGAGAAATTGCCTAATCACTGGTCCCATTCCAGATTACATTGGTGAgatgaaaaaattgaaaacttt AGACCTCAGCTTCAATAGGTTGACTGGTCCAATCCCTGATTCAATTCAGGAATTGGAGGAACTAGATTACAT GTTTCTGACTAATAATTCTTTGAGCGGACCAATTCAAGACTGGATAATGAACTTCAAAAAAAACAT GGATTTATCTTACAACAATTTTACAAAGTCTTCTGCAACTACCTGCCAGCAATTGAATGT GAACTTGGCTTCAAGCCATTCTTCTTCAGCGGTTACTTCACCTTT AACCTTTTGTTTGAAGAGAAACCTACCTTGTGCTGGAAAACCCAAGT ATCATACAATGTTCATAAACTGCGGAGGACCTGAAGGAGAGTTTGAGGGAAATGACTATGTAGGAGATCTCCAGAAAGCTGGCATTTCAAACTTTGATTTAGGAAATGAAGGACTATGGGCTTATAGCAGCACAGGAGTGTATCTGGGAAATGATAATGCAGAATTTACAGCGAGCAATACATTTTCTTTGAATGTTAGTAGCCCAGCGTACTATCAAACTGCACGTCTTGCCCCTCTGTCACTCAACTACTATGGTTTTTGTATGCTGAAGGGAAATTATAAAGTGAAGCTCCATTTTGCTGAGATTATGTTTTCTAATGACCAGACTTTTAGCAGTCTCGGAAGGCGCATATTTGATGTTTCAATTCAA GGTTTTAAATACTTGAAAGATTTTAACATTATGGAAAAAGCTGGTGGAGTTGGAAAGGGAATCACTGAAGAATTCAACGTCGATGTTAATGATAGTACCTTGGAAATCCACTTATACTGGGCAGGGAAAGGAACTACTGCCATTCCTGATAGAGGTGTATATGGACCACTTATATCTGCTATCTCAGTAACACCAA ACTTCAAAATTCCTTCTGAAGGAGGGCTTTCTGGTGGAGCTATTGCTGGAATTGTGATTGGATTATGTGTGTTTGTCATACTGATACTTGGTGTACTTTGGAAGATGGGTTTCATTTTCAAGAAAGACACAACAGATAAAG ACCTTCTAGATCTGAAAACAGGTTATTTCAGCTTAAGACAAATTAAAGCAGCCACTAATAACTTTGACCCTGCAAACAAGATAGGTGAAGGAGGGTTTGGACCAGTATACAAG GGTGTGCTGTCAGAGGGTGATGTGATTGCTGTTAAACAGCTCTCCTCCAAATCAAAGCAAGGGAACCGCGAATTCATCAATGAAATTGGGATGATATCTGCTTTGCAGCACCCAAATCTTGTGAAGCTTTATGGCTGTTGCATTGAAGGAAACCAGTTGCTGCTGGTATATGAATACATGGAGAACAACAGTCTTGCCCGCGCACTTTTCG GTAATGAAGAACAGAAGCTGAATTTGAACTGGCGTACAAGGATGAAGATCTGTGTGGGAATAGCAAAGGGATTAGCTTATCTTCATGAGGAATCAAGATTGAAAATAGTTCACAGGGATATTAAGGCAACCAATGTCTTACTTGACAAGGATCTGAAAGCCAAGATCTCTGACTTTGGGTTAGCCAagcttgatgaagaagaaaatactcATATCAGTACTCGGATAGCTGGAACAAT TGGTTACATGGCTCCAGAATATGCTATGCGGGGATACTTAACTGATAAAGCAGATGTATACAGCTTTGGGATTGTGGCTTTAGAGATTGTTAGTGGAAAAAGCAATACAAATTACAGGCCAAAGGAGGAGTTTATATATCTTCTTGATTGG GCCTATGTTCTCCAAGAGCAAGGAAACCTTCTGGAACTGGTGGATCCAGGTCTTGGTTCAAAGTACTCCCAAGAGGAGGCAATGAGAATGCTGAGCTTGGCACTCTTATGCACCAATCCATCTCCAACTCTCAGACCACCCATGTCATCTGTAGTGAGCATGCTCGAAGGAAAGATCCCGATCCAAGCGCCGATTATCAAGCGCAGCAATGACAGCGACCAACAGGCAAGATTTAAAGCCTTTGAGCTGATATCACAAGACAGCCAAACTCTTTATTCGATGTCGCAGGCGAGTACTGAGCAAAGACACATATCAAGTGATGGACCATGGGTTGACTCCTCTATATCTCTTCAAAGtggagagcatgaaacttcatccAGTAAGCTTCTTTGA